From Rhododendron vialii isolate Sample 1 chromosome 7a, ASM3025357v1:
aAATTGTTTGTGAACGATCCTGTTTTACCATTTTAGGGTACTCTTTGCTATTGGTAATTGTAAACTGATTTTcgtgctccactttttactgacgGCTAGTAACtttatgaacaaagtggagcgccatcagtaaaaagtggagcacgaaaatcaaaatccttggtaatttccttaattttctaACCTTTATGCTTTGCCCAGATATAAGGTGCCATTTTAGGGTTCCATTTTTTGGCACGATGGCCAAAATGAACTCTTTCTTGTACGTTTTTTTCACCGCTGCAGCCACCCCTGATGATTTGTAGTTTTTGATTTAGTGTTTCCTGCTCTTGATATGATGAAGGAGTAGGATGaagaatttcgtggaggaagaTCGAATCAGTCAGCTACCTAACGATATTCTGGTAAACATTCTGTCTCTGTTGAACTCCGTGGAAGCAGCAGGCACATGTGTCCTCTCTAAGAGATGGCAATATGTATGGACTCATGTTACAGCCCTCAACTTTTATTCCCCGAAGAAGCTTAGGGCCATTGAGAAGGCTTCCAAATGTGTGACCTATGTCAGAACCGATGAGTACATAGATATGGTGAATCGATTTATACAATTGCATCAGGGTTCCCATATAACTGAGTTCAAAGTCTTCTTCTTCATGACTGGCAGGGAATTTCGTTGCAACGTTGATGAGTGGTTCAGTGTTGCCATCCGCAAGTCCGTTCAAAGACTTGACCTTAACTTAGGTGGTTCTACTCTTCTAGGAAGAAGATGTGAAAGGAACACAGTTGGTTTTACCAGCGTAGTTCCTCTTCCAGACGAGTTTTATACTCTCAGCAATAAGGTTTATTCTCTCATCAAAAGCCCTTATGGTCTATCCTGCATACAGTCACTCACGGAACTCTCTTTGACATGCGTCAATGTAACTGGGGAGCTTGTTGAGCACTTCCTATCCAATTGTCCACTTCTCCTTCGGTTGCGTGTGTGCTTCTCACGGCATCTGGTCAATCTTAAGGTTGCCGGTCCTTCGCTTTGCTTGAAGTTCTTAGAGATATCCAGATGCCCTGGTTTAAATATTCTTGATATTTATGCCCCAAACCTTGCCTACTTGATCTGTCTTGGACTGAAGAGATCAACCCAAGTTATTGTTAGGCATGCTCCTTTGTTGGTTGATCTGGCTGTTGAACGTCATGGAAGGTTTTTGAATGCTCTTCCAGCAAGCTATTTCTCTCAGCTAGAGAGCCTGACGTTGAGCTTTGATTTTTGCAGGGTTAGTATGTACTCGTCTATTGCGGCTGATTTGCGAATTTGATTTTGACTAATGTATTGAAAAACGAGTTCTGTAAATTGACAAAATAGAGCCTATGTGGCTTATCTTGAGCTTCATCTTTCAGGACACATTTGCACCCCCACTTCTTCCGGAATTTACTAATCTGAAGAACTTGACATTTGCTGGGTTAGAAGACGAAGAACACAGTTTCCTTGATTGGACTTCCCTAATTGAGAGATCTCCCTTCTTGCGTACTTTTACATTACAGGTGAACGCCTTCTCTGTTTATCTTACTCGTGGCTTTCTTCGAAACCCATTTTGTGGTTTGTACAACTCTATTAGTGTTGGTTTATGTATGTGtagaggttttttttatttgtaatgtTTTTAAGATGCCAAATTTACCATACATCGAGATGTTTGGATGCAAAAGTGAAACACTTGTGGCCAAACTCTATTGGTAGAAGCTTCCGCTTTGCAACTACACAAACACAGCTACTCTGAAGTTGATGTTTGAGGTTAAGTATGTACCCCACCTCTACCTTCGAGATTCATATTATAGAGTACCGTGATGTTGATGTTTGGGTCTCAATGTTTTTGTTACCATGTGTATATTCGTAAAATTCAAGTAGCGTACTTGGTCAAGTTTTAATGGATCCGTAACTATTCCTCGTTTAGTTGtgaatttcttgatttttcttgtGGTAGTCCTTCTTTGGTTTCCATAGCTCAGCTCTGATTTTCATATAAAACCGGTTGGATCAGTTCTTTGGAAAATGTTCCATACTGATACATATACATTCTCACACACAATTACAAAATTTGCACATCTTTATTCAGCTAGCTGTGGATGGGGACTTAAACTTGGATGAAGTTGcacaagactttttttttttttccaaacattgGGAATTTGCATGTATGCTATTTCTTGGTGCAATATAGACACAGAAGGGAGACCCTTACTAGGTCATAGAGGATGACTTATTAGGTGAACCAAAAGAATGTAAGTGGTGATGCTTTGAGAAGAGGTGGAGTTGATTTTATTTGATCTGGAAAGTTTTGTTTATGTTTATTTTCAGCCTAGGGTACTTGTTAAGAAGAATTTGAAGTGGTGGTGCTCAAGGAAGAAATGAAGTGGAGACAGAAACAAACTTAGAGATCAACTGAAAAGGAGAGAATACTACTAAATGACTTACTGTCAAGATGGTTAGTTGTTAGGGTGGTTAATGTTAACATATGGAAAGTGAGTGTCTAGAGGATTTACCAGAACTACGAGGGATTTCTGCATTTTTTGTTGGgattgggagataaaaataccctTGTTTTCCTTGGTTTGCCAAGAGGCAAATATTTAGCCCAACAGCATGAAATGATTTAAAAATCGCGACTAGGCGATTGCCTAGGCGTGAGGCGACCCTATATCGTCTCAGAGGTGTGAGGCGAGGCGAGGTTGCCTGAGGCGAACGACTAGTCGTGGCTCATATCAACTAGTCGCGAGGCGCCTTAAAAGCTCAACTAGGCATCGAAACCGTACACCCAGCCTTCGTTGACCCTTGTAGGCGCCTGTATAGCCTTTGCCGGTGTCTGAAACCCTTCGAAACCTAACACCCATCCACCGCCAACCACTTTCAACCCTTGAAACCTCACACCCAGTCACCGTCGACCCTCGTCGGCACTTGCACAGCCCTCGTTGGCATTCGAAACCCTTTGAAACTTAACACCCATCCACCGCCGACCTTTTTCCACCCTCGCCGTCCACCGGAAAATGATTTCCGACCACTGACGAACTTCAGTTGTGCTCAAACTTGTCTGGGTCCTTCCGATTTCACTCAAAATCAACTGGGTCCAGATCCAAAACCAGTTTGAAGCAGGTTTCAAGTGAGATTGAGGGCTGGGTGGTTGCGATTTAGGGTCAGAGAGTCAAAAATAAGTAGATCTGATGAAAACTAACAATTTTTACCTCattcaaagttttaaaaattatattttgaccccataaaaattatattttgcaaTATGGTGTTGTGAATATGATGTTATATTTTTACGGGCGTTGTCGCCTCACCTTCGCCTCGCACTTTTCAATCACCCGACTCACTACTGAGGTGTGGCTGTGTGCACTTAGGTGCAAGGAGAACGGAGTTCAGAAGTTCAACTCAACTCCTCTTCCAAGGTTCTAAATGCTAATCTAAGCATTCTAACAGTACTTACTTTCGCCGATCTAAAAAATTCAATGCGGGGACATCTTTATTCAAAGCTTTTTTCCTATAATCTAGTTTAATTTGTTGGCAGAGTATCCATGAATGGGTTATGTGGGAGGGGTACATTGGGTGGGCATGTAACTTTAAGTAATAAACGCACAAAGTGACTGTCCTTAGACTCGACCTCACAGCCTCAAGGTTAGTATGCTAAGTCTTGGTAAATTCAGTTTGCCCCCCTGCACTTTACATCAAATCCCACTTTGCGCCTTCCACTTGAATTGGGAtagtcaaaagactcaaaaccaaATAACTAACGGAAGTTGTCGACTTGTCATTCAAGGTCATTGGAGGGAAAAAACACATTGATTCCCTTGCCAAAATCACGTGGTTGCCCTCCCATTGAGGTTATGTATATGAAGTTATATATCAAATATTCAAACACAGCCGTAcacaaaatatccaaaaagcaaattaatTCCAAAAGCAAAAGATGCATAGTTGCATAGAGGAAAgcatccaaaaaccaaactaaaaacAGTAGCTGTAATTCAAGCACATCTTAAGTTCACAAACTCAGAAGTAGGTGCAATTAGAGTACCATGGAGTcacaaactaaacaaaaaggtAGCAGTAGGGTTCTTCGAATGAAACTAAAGGAGTTCCCTGGGAGCTTGTGTTGCCTTTAGGGTGCTTAGACCGTGCTGCCTTTTCCAGTACAGGTCTTCGTATAACTTATTCTGATCTCCAAGTAAATGTAGCAGGCCTCAAAGAAGTTGAAATTGAAGCTGGTGCAGATAATTGTTGAAGTTGCTCCTGCAATCACTGGTGCTGATAATTTTTCCTATGCTGTTCTGATGGCCTTGGTAGTAAAGTCCATGCTGGTGGTGCTTTCCTTCTAGCAGTGTTTGCTGTTGGTGATGTTTCCCTATCTATCTTTGTCCTTGTTGAACCAGCCACAGTAGCCTGTGATGAACTTAACCTTAGTGACGCATTCCCACCTCAGCTGCAAGAATCCATGCATTCTGCGTTCTAACACGAGCTGCAatatacataattgaacaaataaGAAAACCAAACTCACCTTTTTCTTTGTGTAAACCAATTTCTTCCACCTTGGTTTGTTCTTTTGGTGATCCACATTGGGCAGGTTCTTGCACCACCTGTAGTTATGTCCCCATGTGCCACAATTTCCACAGCTTAGTGACGCCTTCTGCTTTTTAACCTTGTCTCCTTTTGATAGGTTCGTCTGATTCTGTTCTTCCTTTTTAGGCCTTCATGTCTTGACATGAAAATGTGGAGGCAATGGCGGCTGCAACCCAGTTCCGGTCGGTCCACATAGTATGGCCGTTTAAAGGTTGTCTGATCTTGTCCTAAATTGGTTGATGTGCAATAGATTCCAATACATTTTGTATATTGAAATCCTCAAGGACCAACTCAATGAACCATAACGAATTTGTTTCAGCCTCTTCTACTGTATATGGAAGTGGAATCATTTGATTGCTGGCATCCATTCCAATTGCAGTTAAAATCTTACCAGTCAAACTTTCTTTCTGATGGCACCGATGAAACTGAGAAATAGCCTACACCCTGCCCAAAACCCTCTCTTGCAAGCCCCAAGTCAGATATATCGTCTTTCAAAGATAGGCTGCACATTTGGAGGTTGAGGAGGCATAACTTTCATGATGATTGCAATCCCAGTGTTGGTTTGTCTTGGCTTTGCACGATAGTCCCAAAGTCTAGCATATTGTTCACTGGTTGTAACCTCTATGAGGCTAAATGACTAAATGCCTTTCTTTTGGCCCTTTATAGCTGGTTCCTAGATGCCTCCACTTTCCACTATAGTCCTCCTGGACTTACTTGGACGATTCAGTTGACCAATTAGGATTTAACCAAACGCTATTCAAATATAGGCCTTGGGTGTTTGGAGTGGCCATTTTCAACCAAGCTGTCTTTCGAAATGGGGCTTTGACGAGAATTGATCCatggctctctttttttttgacaagtgatCCATTACTCTCTTACTTCACTGGTGGGAAAAAATGTTAAACTTCAAAAGTAGGGCTCTCTATTTGACCTTAGCTGACTCGGAATACTTGTGTTTGTTTCAATATACAGATAATGATTTTGCAGTTCAATGTTGTGGTAGTGGGGCCAAAGTTCAACATCAGTGTGAAAGTATAGGTTTAGGGGTATAGAAGTCATTTATGAGTGTTTGTCACGTGGGTTGCATGGAGTAAAGTTTGTCCTCTTGATGACGTATTGATTGAATGGGGGTAATTTGTCTTCCGATGTACGTACTTTAAGTTTCCTGTATGTTTGTAGCCTGGTAACTGGTTTTATGCTATGTTGTGCTTAATTCTTTAAACGTACTAGTAGCAAATGAACTTGGCAAATTGACATACTAGATCACTTGTTTTTTAAGGAAGTTTTATACATGCATATTGACATAGTAACATTTGCAGTTTCTTTCTTGACATTCTTTCTACAGTTATTGTCACCTAAAGGGATACGGAGACAAATTCAGAACAGGCCTAGTGAACCTGAGGCGGTGACATTGCAAATTCAGAGCAGGCATACCGAACGTCGTCTTAAGTGCCTTGAGGTTGTGACATTTGTTGGCAATATCGATTTCGAGCTTTTAGTCTACTTTTGCCAGC
This genomic window contains:
- the LOC131334887 gene encoding F-box protein At4g09920-like, which codes for MKNFVEEDRISQLPNDILVNILSLLNSVEAAGTCVLSKRWQYVWTHVTALNFYSPKKLRAIEKASKCVTYVRTDEYIDMVNRFIQLHQGSHITEFKVFFFMTGREFRCNVDEWFSVAIRKSVQRLDLNLGGSTLLGRRCERNTVGFTSVVPLPDEFYTLSNKVYSLIKSPYGLSCIQSLTELSLTCVNVTGELVEHFLSNCPLLLRLRVCFSRHLVNLKVAGPSLCLKFLEISRCPGLNILDIYAPNLAYLICLGLKRSTQVIVRHAPLLVDLAVERHGRFLNALPASYFSQLESLTLSFDFCRDTFAPPLLPEFTNLKNLTFAGLEDEEHSFLDWTSLIERSPFLRTFTLQLLSPKGIRRQIQNRPSEPEAVTLQIQSRHTERRLKCLEVVTFVGNIDFELLVYFCQHAVPLKTIIVDCRPPSLEQWQEFEENESSMELRNLKGQLPPQVKLVICP